Within Anopheles nili chromosome 3, idAnoNiliSN_F5_01, whole genome shotgun sequence, the genomic segment CAACCCATGCACTTCTCGTGCGAGCTTCGCTTTGAACAGCACGAAGCTGAATGCCGTGATTCGTTGAACATTGATGAGCGCCTCGAAAAGATTTGCAAgtaaagaaatggaaaacgattaaaacaaaagcgcaagACAACACGCTTttccatacaaaaaaaaggaaattattAGAAACTTCAATTGTGGATGCagatttaaacataaaaacataGCATCATTTAataggagaagaaaaacaaacaaaactctaACAAATCGTTTCCAATGATTTGGACATTATGGCCTATCTTACATGTGCCACATTCGTTTtatgaagcaaacaaaattgtcAATCGTATCGTATCATTATGCAAGAAAGTTGGCGTTAGTTttactttctctctcactttctctcaaTGCCATTGTGTCTTTACTGTGCCCAGAAAATCATTCGCACGGTCCATCCCATAGGGTGGACAGTAGAACGGACGCTCTAACCAACGtgtggaattattttttttttatgctgtcaCTCAAACCAAACACCAACCCAGTCTGTTTAGCCAAAGATAAATCGTTCTCTTACTTATTACGTGCCGAAAAATCATAGATTACGAACGCGAGCAAAAATGGCGTTTCCATGAAACATTTCCTGTGCCCTACATCTCTGCTGACCTCGCGATTACTGTTCTGATAAGCATTTTGCTggttttgaaagggaaaaaacaaacaacaaactcaCACTCAGTTGTAATGTACAGCTACTATGCGCACTTCTGCTACTCTCGCTTTGCAATCGGTAGAATTTTGTCTTAATTGCCTAAAAGATGAATGTACCCATTCCTatgcattgtttttattttactcgtTTATATGTCCGAAAGGATTCGTGAACTCTCTGTCCGTTTTAATATTTCCGTACTAGcgccaacaaaaaacagcaacgaaaacaTCATTTGTTTACTCTTTATCTCGCTCATAATTGAATTTAGAATTTTGCTTAGAAATTTTGCttaataattttgaaaaaaactTGCGTTTTTTATCCATATTGCCTAAACATACTATTTCTATGTTACGTTTTACCTTGCACTAACtaaatatacttttttttttattcatagtTGCCAAAAGGGGGGATACGCCAAAGGTTGTGTTGAAGCGTTTcgtgattttttctctttcttctttgttCCTTCCTATACTCATCGTTTGCCAAAACGTTAATTATGAACCAATAAGCCAATCCATACTcgccgaaaacaaacaataatttaattattgctGCTCATCGCTgacgttgttgctgcttttgcgcACGGACTGAGTGTTAGTTTGTTCATGATTTTTCTGCAGACACCTCCGTTTATATGTTCTCgtaatttttctctcttataTGCACTCAATTTTGTCGTATATCATTCATCGAAACATTCtacagcgtgtgtgtgtgtatgtgtcttgctaaatttttgcttctttactCATAATTGCATACTTTGCCAAATGCCGCACACACAACTTTCTACTTTTTTAATACATCGAAATTTTTCACATCTCTTCCATCTCTTCTGCCAGAACATGTATGTACATCAGCTCACGAAAAACCAAACAGTATGCCTGCCTTTCCCTGTTCTCTGCCTACAACACGCTTTACATATAATTTTGCCTTATAGATCATTTACCAAAAATGAAGTGCTCCTAGCGCTTATGCATATGAACGGTTCCTACCACACACTTTATATACTGGGTTTCCCATTGTGTACCTTTCCATACGTATATGCGTAACTAAACCGTTTTGCAGGGTTTTCTGGTGGTTCGAAATCTAATCCATTCTCATTATTACTTCGCGTGTGTTAGTGGTTTAATCTTATAGTTTCATGTTAGCCAGCTCTTGCATCATTCGCATTCGCATAAATTTTACATCGCTAAATTTTGCTTCCACAGTATGATTAGCAATCTTTCGTTCTACTTAGTATGAATAACCTCGCTAGTTAATGTTGAGGTCGCTCTACATTCCACCTCTTCCTCACTgccaaaatttaatttcattaaatttcaCACCTGGAGCTATTTTATAGCTTCCGCATTTGCTTCTGTATTTCTCTCACATTGTACTGAAGATGACGACATCGGCGACGAGAAGTAACCCAATCAATCAAAACTGCCTCTCCTTCCAGCATGTTTCTCCACTGCATCGTAGCGCCGATGCTTAGCCGTCCGCTGGAGGCCCCCAATGTAAATTTACACCAGTAAATTCACCTATTGCAAATTTACCTATTTACATGAGATTATTTCATTCAACCCTTGCAAGTGGTCTGCCTGTCTTGATCTTATGAACTAAAGTTTTAAAGTGCTCGCACTCTATGCAACCTTTCCGCATACCATCGAATATGTTatacttttttatgtttgcttatcaacattatttgcttttgtaaatttagtttttctcccttccatAATTTCACTCCAAAACGCTCATTAGCAATTTTTGCATCTCTTCTGTTTCCATTcgacgattttccatttcgctgcTTCTTTGTCAATCTGTCATAAATTTTGCCGCCCAAATCATATATGTGTACGTCCGCTGCTAGGATTTTGTGCATCCAGTTAAGGTACCGtcgtatgtttttgtttcttagaATTTGAACTTGCCAAACCTTGTAATTGAGTtgcgaattttcctcccattttcatcaattttgtttttttgtttccgcaTCATTTGCATCGTCATCCTTTAGAGACCCAatggtgtgatttttatcgCCAAACCGATCGTCGAGTTTTTCATAAACTTTTTCTGAGTACTGCCTGTATGTGTGTAGTAGCTTTTCACTTCTCTGCCAACTGGAACGCGTAGGATTGCCATTTTTTATCCGAAACATGTTTTATGCTTAATATTTTGCATTCGCAAGCACATCAAATCAAAAAATACTTGTCGTTACATTCTATTACACTATGCGGACACTCTGGGTTGAGCTTGTTTCCCGGTTGAGACAAAATCGTTTGCGACAACTTAAGTTTAGCTACACTGTGCGATGGTAGTATATgcttgaaataaatattatccATAACCTGAAACAATGGCATTCcacttgtatttttttatgtattgtTTGGCTGGAAGGGATTTAATGCAATTAAATGTCAATGTGTAACGATTTGTCCAGATGCATCGGGTTGAAGGAGAACCTCTGTTCTCTTGCTATGCTATATCTTGATGGCTGTATGCAACAGATTCTCTTCTCTTGtggtctctctttctctcgtttatCTTTTCTCTTCGTTATGTCTCTCTTTATGCTTAGACCATTTGAATTGTTTATCCTTTATACTTGCGTATTGTAACCTGATTTGTAAATGTCTTTGAAGAAGTACGTAACAGTATTGATTTTGTCTATTACGTTTTCTTATTGCTTAAAATCAAGAGctatttaaaaattaacacaaaatGGCGTTTCTGCAGACGCGCTGTTTAACTATTTCTACAGTACGTggaggtagttgatttcagtgttcattctttttgttttcattcgcgTACGTATTTCTACGTTACTCTATGtctatatttttttacgtttACAAGTTTGCATGGTCGCTTATTTACTTTAATGTATGTTCGCTGCATAGGCTAATGTTACTATGTTTCGAGTTTGCTTTAAGGTTTTTAATGTGTTTGtatgctttgcttttgctttccatccAAGCATCACGACTTATCATAGTtacgtttgctttcgctttggAAGAAACCAGTTCTACGGATTGTGGTAACGAACAAAAccataaacataaaatgtaATCCATTTACATCGTATAAAACGAATAATACCTAGTGGTGTTGTATTAGAACGTGTAAAACAAAGACCGTTGTTGCATTGTGAAATGCCTGGCGGAAAAATAGACCCGTTTGTGTTGGCAGTTGTCTTTCACTATGTAAATTGTTTGTAATATCATTCATTGATATTGTTATAATTACAGCGCTCTTCTTGTTACGCCTTGTTCTAACAGTTGAGTAAACAGTTTCAATAAGGAAAAAGTGTGCCTTCAAAATCAAACAGTAGTTGTAGCACGAGAAACAGAAACAGGCTATTTTAACAAGAAACGTAATTCTGCGGGGTAATGCATCCTGCAGAAAGGATGTCTCAGATTTGTCTTATTCCAGCACCGACCCGTGTCGGTGTTCGTGTGCTAATACAACTATGTTTTCATTGTCGACGATGATGCGAATGATCGATATCGCGACTTGCGTTTAACTATATGATTCTCTTTAAAAATTGAACTAACGGATTCTATTTCGTTTAAGCGTTTGACGTCATACTTAAGGGAAGGTTCGAGGGAAGCATATTTATTCTTCGTGTGTTATTTACCATTCTCAGTGGGTATAGAGTtctttgaattaaattaagcttgaatcaaaaatcaatagcCATCCGGAATAGCTTTtagaaaaacgtaaacaagagaaaactcattcaaaaaaaaaaacaatcttacTACGCTATtgtacaagaaaataaaattcatctGCGTTATGCTATAATAATATAAGAAACAATGATAGCATCTTTTCAATTACGGTTTTGCCTCTGCTAAATCTTCCGGTATTCAAGTTGCGGTAACTTCGGTTCTATTTGTAACGGTAAAAACTTAGcttaaattataaacaaaaaaaaaattgcggAACTCCACCCAAAATGATGATGCTTGTGAACATTCCTACTTTGTTCTGCGGGTAGTTTAACTATTACTTTAAACATTTGCATCAAGTACGCTGCAATTATTTCAATTGTCTAGCTCATGTTTATGCTTGCCTCTACTTGGTTTTACTTCATCGAAGGCTTCTCATCTTAAATGATCATAGTTTAACTAGTTCAACTGTTTATGTTTCGTCCAGAAGCTTATGCTTTTCACGTGTCGCAACCATAGTACAACAGGGACCCATCGAATGTTGTGCGCTTGCGATCGCCTCACGATCGCCTCAGACAAAAGACACCTGTGCTTCGAAATTCACTTGCGAATTGAAGACATCTGGAAACACTTGTAACGATAGAACTGCTCGATGGAAGCCTTTACTACGTTCCGTAAAACCGGAATAAGTACAGTTCCCCCAGACCAGATTCGATGAATAACTTGAAATAGATTGGTAGATGCTGATACCGCCGGTCGGGACTTCTAAGCTGAACGGACAGACAGCGGCACGTGAGCGTGAAATTAGGattaaagcagaaaaaagactTTCAAAGTGTGAAATCATGCCAGTTGAGGCTGTGTTTAGTGTGTCGGAGAAAGAATAATATGCTATACAAATGAGATCATTCAATTGTTCCAGTAATCGGTAGTTGTGGTGAGTGAAGCATTGCGAATGGCAACGATATGAAGCGATATTGCTTGCCATTAAGCTCAACTGTTTGCTCGCAGAACCGATCGGCCCAtactgttttgtttgccctcgTACTCCTGCTCGGTTTCAATCATTAGGAGAAATAGTAATCATAGAAGTAGTAGTACTAGTATGAATTGTATTTAAACTAGAATCGTCTATTTAATAGGCACCAAGTTTCCTTTGCATGTTGTTCCATTAGGTTTGCTCTTCTGTTGAAGATGGTTGACTGATAAGAGATTCCAGTGATCATTCGGAACCCTTTGCTGGCAAATACGGTTATGCTATTGCACGACAAAAAACATCCATTGCGGATACGTTCTTCCACGATGTAAGCTTTTGTCGTGTGTTCTGTGTTTTTCCACTCTCCACAGACAGCCATATTCATACACTGCCTGTCGTTCAAAATGTCTTTTGAGTTGTTTGTTCTCTATATTAACTGAAAGCCTCATCTACTACAGATGATAGCTAACTTTCTGCGCAACGCGTTACCCGCTTACGCCCAGCCTCACATTGCCTACGCCTGCTGCTtaacgctctctctctctcactttctctctcttcccctTGCTTGACAAATACATGTTGTATGGATTTTGTAGATTAGGTTTAAATATACTTTCATATATATGCATAGTTAAATATTTCTCATTAAGCTATCGATTTAATCCCTCCTATTTCTGTTTCCCTATTTCTTTATCAGCAGGTACATTTGTATTATTCATAAAAAGTATGCCTCTAACCATTGCGTTGCATTTAAATTATGATACTATTACAAGATCCATATTAAAGATATCCATATACATGTATGTACTACCGATTCTTCCATCTTACTCATGCCCCAAtgtcgaaacaaaaaccaaaaaactaTCCCACtatgaagcgaaacgaaaccatcaaaatcaaacgatcgtgTGAAATGAGAGTCGTTCGCCATTTCAAAGGAAATGCAAATCTGAtacagtaaaacaaaacagcaacccATCTGGTGGTTGAGTGTTCTAGCGAGTTTTAataaagaacgaaaaaaaaaaaattaaacagaatTATAATTGTCTATCAGCTAATATTTCCTATGAATCTATTCCCTTTTTACCTATATGGgtttgtgtttatgtgtggCTTCGTGTACTACATGAGCAAGATTCTATTAGAGCTTTTGTTATGGGGTTTCTTCCGAGATTTTGTAGAAGAAATCCcttcattcaaacaaaacctTTATTAATGACACTTGTGGTGATTGTGATTAAGTGAAAGAATAATCAAACGAAGGAGAAACCCTACGTGGCGTGTAATATAAATCAGATAAGTGCCCACATCGACAATGCCGTAGAACATACGTGAAGGCATCCTGTCGGGAGAGTTGTCCTACGCTGGCAAAGTAAAGCTAGTGTCTGTTATCGCATAACTTTAGTGCCTGGAGTTTAAATAAATGTCAGAGTAGATAGAAGTCTTTTTTCTGCACGATGCGTTGTAACAGCGATCACGATGGATCTAATGAAATAATGAGGTTTTATATGATAATTGTAATAATACGGcgacgaaaaaataaaacgtcgGTAACTTACGTTTACATGTTtggtaacaaaacaaaagtatttcTTGTTGCACGAATGCTCACTTATTGCATCGTAACAAGTGATAGTTCTAGCTGAGCAGAATACGACCATTTCTAAATTCCATTTCTACCAATCTATTTCGAGTTAAACAAATCTTCCAGCATCCTTTCTTCGACGCTAGGATAGCAGAAGTCGATACGTATCATGTACGTACTCTCCCGCCATACACTTGCTCCGCATCAACATTAGTTACACGTTGATACGGGGTGTCTTTTGTCCGTCACATTGCTATAACAATCGATACCGTCCCATGCGTTTGGGAAACAGTTGATGATATCATGGTACTCTTTTGCTTTAACAACGTCACACCTTCCCCGTTGCGATCTGCACTGGGAAGCATATGATCGTCGGTTTCATATCACTGTTACCCTCGGCACCTACCTTAGACGAAATAAATTTCGGACTTCCCAGCTTGTTTTACCTACGGGGGCATTTCTTTGCCACATGCCACATTTTAACGAATTAAACCCATGCCTCGATGGATTGCGAATCCgatgcgctgctgctggtggtggtgatgctgctgctgctaccgcaACTGCTGCTCTCTCGAAGGATATTGAGCTGATGGTGTAGTTTCGCGGGCAGCTCGGCACCGTAGGTCGAAGTGTGTGTACGGTTGCATGTATCGACGGCTCTGGATGGCGTTCACTGAACGGAGCTCGGCGCTGCGGTATGGCTACTACACGATGGTGCAACAATTCGTTTACTAATTATAGGAACAACAACGGTCCAACGGTCAAATCCGCCTAAACTGGGCCTACGGAAGAGTGGGACAAGGCGAAGGACCAGGAGATGAAGTGGAAGAAGGGTTCAAGGAGTAGGGCGGACGAACAGAAGGGGACGCGGAAAGCGGGCAGCCAACTCGACGTCCTGCATCACGCTGCACCACTTAGCTGTGCAGCTGGCTCGGCATAAACTGCGTCTGCTGCTTGTGCTCCCGCGCGATGTGCCTTCTGACGGTGTTGTTGCGCGTGAACGTCCGGCTGCAGTACGGGCATGGCACGCGGATGCCCTGATGCCGCTGGCGGATGTGCGCCCGAAGGTTCGTCTCGTAGCCGTACTGCCGGTCACAGAGCGGGCACTGCAGCTTTTTGCCTGGAACGCACAGCAAACCTTGAATTAGCGACATTCGCTGACCGCTCCTTACACGAGCCGGCCGAGCCGGGCGAAACAAGCCAAACTAACCATCCGCCGTGGTGACGCTTTCCCGCGGTGTGCTGATCATGCCCAGCATGTCGACCGATGGTATCGCCGCCTCGAGGCCACCCTTCACGTTGATAAACCCAACCGGTGTCGTAGGCGTGGACGGTGCCGATGATCGCAGTGGGGACTGAATCGGtcgcatttccatttttactcGTAAATCTTCCGCGCCAGCCTAAAAATGTGGAAAACAGCGCCCGTGAGACGTGGAAAACAAGTGTGTAAGCGCACGCCGCATTACCTCGTTGCCCTCTCGACATTCGTGTTTCACCTTGTGGTCTACCGAGCCGTTGTGATCGTTGCGATCATCCCGATCCATTGTGTTCGATGATACCGGTCCGTTACCGTGGCCATGGTGCGTTGTGCTGGGACTGTGATTTTCATACCGACTAACGAGAtgggaaaagggaaacgaaacaaagaaaaaagacgtGTTGTTTAGACGTGCTTGACCATCTTGTGTGGACCATCTTGCCACAAAGCTTCACGTACTTCGACTGTTGCGGTGAATCCCGATCCGTGTGTATAGTGTCCGCTTCCGTTGGTGTCGCCGATGAACCGCTGCTCGATGGTCGATAGTTTTTACTGCCACTCACCGGGCTGCCGTTGCCTGTGCTGGCCTTTCCATCCCGCAGCACGCTGTCCCGTGTCGCCTCCTGGTGCTCGTAGAACGGACTCCGGAGTGACCGTTTCCGGTTTTCGTAGGACGCCGGCAGATACGACGGTTGCAGGTACGTGGAGAAGCTGGACGCTGGTGTGttaccgccgccaccaccaccgcctcctcctccgccaccaccaccaccaccgccaacTCCACCATCGCCTCGATCGCTTCCGCGGCCTACACCCGTGCCGCACCCACGGTCCGATCCGCTGCCGACGCTACCGGTACCTCCAGCACCTCCGGTTCCGACGCCGTGGCTGGAGCCGTTTCCACCGCTGGTGGCACTTCCGACGACGCTGTCGTTTTCTCGCTTCACTGCCCGGTTGATCGATTCTAGCGAGGACGATAGACTGTTCCTCTGCTGCCGACGGATGGCGGGTGATGGCAGATCGTTCGGCGGACCGTGGAACGGTGACTGTGACGGTTGGCTGGCGTTGGCGCTCGCGAACCGACCATGCTCGGTGGTGAGCCCTttaacctaaaaaaaaaatcaccccaatCAGACACCATCGATTAGAACCAATCATTATTGACATTCAACGGCATTAAAACCCGCTCCcaatggtggaaaatattgaaTGACACCCCCAGAAGGATTGGGAAAGCTCACCTGCAAGTTCTCAGCTGCCTTCAGAAAGCTTTCCAGCGCCTTCTGCGACACGTGCACCTCGCCTTTATACATAAACTCGAGCAGGGCGTGCATGTTGTCCGCGGAGGTCGCCTCCAGCATGACGCATATCTGTCCCGTGCCGACCGGAGCCCGCTCGAAGAGGTCGGCAAAGTTTTTGGAGCATGCCGCCAGGATTACTTTGTGAGCATTGAATACGGTTCCTGCGGgagaaatgcaaaacaaaagggGAAAGATGCGTTAATTTCAAtgcgaaaaatcaaacattattGAATGGGTCACCGATGACCGCCAACAAGTGAGTTGCAGCAATGACCACCGTCATTCGGAAGTGTGCAACGCGCTCAACCGAACGTGCACTCGAGGAGGGTGTTAAaggagagataaagagaaggagagaagaaaaaacgaagcaaacataCATATTTCACCCGAAACCCGGTTtcgactgactgactgacctATTTTTGAGCGCGTCTAATCtaaccacgcacacacgacgcaACACCGACCCATCCAAGTCCCTCCCGCTTCACGTTGCGACTTGCATCGCCCAGCTCAAACTGCGCTGCTATCGTGAAGTTGCTACAAAATTTtacaaccccccaaaaaacgccCCAGAGCGTGCGGgtacatcgaaaaaaaaaaacgaaaaagaatgCGTTCGCGCAATCCCAACCCACCACACCAAGCGTGGCTGGCAGCaggagtgaaagaaaaatatgcaagAATATGTGTTTATGCCGTCGTTCCACGAAATGAAGCTGAAGCATCAGAAACGATCGCTACAAACGTACCACACAGCTCATCAAGCTCATTGCAGATGAATGGGGGAGGGAATGAAGAGAACCAAACCGACCATATCGACATCTTCCTCCGAGTAGCTCGTGCGCTCCAAACAACGTTTGCTATAAATAAGCTTAGAACGAGGAACCCGCGCAACATGCCACAACGACCCCACAAAGTGAACCCCCAGTGCATACGGCAGTGTGGCTGCTTTTGATAATGGGTCATATGCGCAGGCCCCGATGCGATGGCGCAG encodes:
- the LOC128726120 gene encoding zinc finger protein chinmo produces the protein MDQQQYCLKWSNYSSNLAAAFSNLFDSATLTDVTLVCGGTVFNAHKVILAACSKNFADLFERAPVGTGQICVMLEATSADNMHALLEFMYKGEVHVSQKALESFLKAAENLQVKGLTTEHGRFASANASQPSQSPFHGPPNDLPSPAIRRQQRNSLSSSLESINRAVKRENDSVVGSATSGGNGSSHGVGTGGAGGTGSVGSGSDRGCGTGVGRGSDRGDGGVGGGGGGGGGGGGGGGGGNTPASSFSTYLQPSYLPASYENRKRSLRSPFYEHQEATRDSVLRDGKASTGNGSPVSGSKNYRPSSSGSSATPTEADTIHTDRDSPQQSNRYENHSPSTTHHGHGNGPVSSNTMDRDDRNDHNGSVDHKVKHECREGNEAGAEDLRVKMEMRPIQSPLRSSAPSTPTTPVGFINVKGGLEAAIPSVDMLGMISTPRESVTTADGLLCVPGKKLQCPLCDRQYGYETNLRAHIRQRHQGIRVPCPYCSRTFTRNNTVRRHIAREHKQQTQFMPSQLHS